The nucleotide sequence GGGATCTCTGTTGCTGTCCTTTTTTATATTTTGAGAGGGGTCGGTAAATATGAATAGTCAGGCATTAGAAAACATGAACGATCAGCAAAAAGAGAACTGGGCAGATAGATTACTAGCTGAATACGAAGACGGTCGCAATGAATTAAAAGCCATGGGTAATAAATTAGATTTAGAAAATGATCTTGATAAGCAGGACAAAAAGCAAATAAACAGCATGATTAATGATATGTCGTTCTCTATGAAATGGATGAAAATAGGTCGTCGTCCGGGTAATATGCGTGGGATTGATAAACGCTCTGCTTATCAACGTAGAGCATTGATTGATATGGATATATTTCCATCTTTAGATATTCAGCCAGAGGAAAGAGTATTAACACAGGAAGAACGTGAAGAAGTAATAAAAATATTAGCGATGTTATCTCATAGAGAACGTCAATGTTATTTGCTCCATATGGCTAATGGTTTCAGTTTAGCTGAAATTGGCAGGGAGTTAGGTATTTCTAAAAGATCAGCGCAGCAATATGTTGATCGAGCGAAGAAAAAAGTAGGTGGGATAATAGAAAAAGCGTCATGACGTACAAGTGACGTACGAAACCATATTGAGGATGAAAGGGCTCTTATATAGAGCTCTTTATTTTATTAGTAAGTTATTAATTAAAGACCGTGAGGTCTATATAGATTAAGCAC is from Microbulbifer pacificus and encodes:
- a CDS encoding sigma factor-like helix-turn-helix DNA-binding protein, with product MNSQALENMNDQQKENWADRLLAEYEDGRNELKAMGNKLDLENDLDKQDKKQINSMINDMSFSMKWMKIGRRPGNMRGIDKRSAYQRRALIDMDIFPSLDIQPEERVLTQEEREEVIKILAMLSHRERQCYLLHMANGFSLAEIGRELGISKRSAQQYVDRAKKKVGGIIEKAS